The DNA window CCGGCTGGCGGTCTGGGTGGCGGCACGATGGCGTGACCGGAAGTCCGGCCGGGTGCTGCCGCGCTTGGCGCTGGCCGGTGGACTGGCCGTCATGATCGCAGGACCGGCCCTGCTGGAAGGGGGCCGATTGCTGGCGTATTCCGGCCGGGGCGGTGAAGAGGTGGCCGATTCCCGGATCTACGCCCAGCATCCCCTGCTGGCGATGGAGCTGTGGCTGCCCGACGCGCTCGGATTCCGCTTTGACGGCACCGGCGCGTATCGGGGGCGCGAACTGGGCGCCGTCGGCAATCCCTTTCTGGTATCGATCTTCATCGGCTTTGGCACGTTGCCGCTCATCGGGGCGGCGGCGGGCCGTGGACGTCGAAGATCCACCATCGGAATGCTGGCGGGAGCGGTGGCGTTCCTGCTAACCGCCGCCGGCGGCTACTTGCCGGTAATAGCTGCGATCAATGCGCGACTGCCCCTGCTGGCCTGGGGACGGTATCCGCAAAAACTCGTGTTTTTTGCGGCCGGCCTGCTGTTGATTGCGGCGGCGCGTGGGCTCGATCGGATCGGTCTCGCCCGGGAACAGGATCCGGGGTTGCGGTGGACAGACAGGGCGTGGATGCTTGTGCCCGTCGCCGGGCTCGTCGCCGCTGGCCTCGCCGTCTCCGGAATCAGCCTGCGGGGGTTGGTGCCGCTGTCGGTGCTGGCGGCACTCCTGCCGTGCCTGGCCCGGTTCGGCTATGCGGGCGTGCGCCCAAACCGGAGATGGGCGCATGCGGCGGGGGCGGCGATCCTGCTGGAGTTGGGGTGGGCCGGACTAAGCGTCGTGCCGGTGGCGCCGGCCCGTATCCTCACGGAACCCGCCGCGGTATTCGATCGGCTGGCCGGGCGGGACGGTGACTGGGCATGCGGCCGGGTGGGCGTGGAACCCCATCCGCCAAACATCCAGCGCCCGGGCCAGAGCGCGGCGTGGTTCATGTTGTTCTTTAAAAACGGCGGCTACCCCTACTTCGGCGTCACCCAGGGCGTTCATTACGCCTTCGACCTGATGCTGGATCGGACCCATCCACGGCGGATGGCGGAATTCCAGCAGGCGTTCCTGTCCCGGCCGCCGGCGGACCGGGTGCGGTTGCTTCAGCGGGCGGGGGTGCGGCATCTGCTGTCGTTGCACGAATACCGAACACTCGGCCTGATGGGAACGGACATGATCCCGCTGGACGACCGGCACCTGCTTCGAGTGTTTCGCGTGGCGGACGCCGCAAAACGAACCGGGTTCTTCGGCCGCTGGCAGGCGCTGCCTTCGCCGCAGATGGAGCCGTTGCTGGATGCGCTGGTGGCTCTGCCGCACGACACGGTCTTCGTCGATGCCGGTCCGCCGGATGCGCGCCCTGCGGCGGCTGCGGTCATCTCCTGGCCCAGCGGTGCGCCGCTCAAATCCGGCGGTGCCGCGGTTGCAGCGCCTGGCAGGCCGGATGCGCGGCTCCGGGCGCGATATGACGGACCGAATTGCGTGGTGATGGAGGTGTCTGCGCCGGCTTCAGGCATCGTCGTGTTTCGCGACGCGTTCTTCCCGGGATGGCGTGTGAAGGTGGATAACCGCGACGCAACCGTGTGCCGTGTGGACGGGCTGTTCCTCGGCGTGGCGGTGGACGGCGGGCGGCATCAGGTGGAATTTCGCTACCTGCCCCCGTTTTGGTTCGCGGTGCTGGTCGCCGCCGGTCTGGGCTTGGTGGTTGCGGCAGGGCTGATGACTGCCGGACGTCACCGGTGAACACCTGTCTGAAGATGTGCTCAGAGAGTGACGAGCAGCGTCAGGTCCTGGGGGAACGAGCGGAACATGGCGGCGCCGTCGGCGGCCTCCATGACCACGCGCAACCGGATGCGTGACGCCGGTCCGAATCCGACGGACTCGCCGAAATCCTCCCATCGCCGCTGCCATGGGGAAGCCGACTCCCGCACTGCATAGGGAATGGATCCCTCCAGATGGAACCAGACGTCCAGGCCGTCCTTGAAGCGGAGTCGAAAATCGGCGGGCACCGGGATGATCTCCTCCATGGTGGGCGGGATGATGCCGGCCACCTCGGGAGTGGGGCGCGTCCGTTCATCGCCCGGGATGATCCGGATCCGTCGGATTTCCCAGGGGGGCGAGAGCTCGCCGTCCATCCAGGTGCGCTGGATCCACGGCTGGTCGCTCTCCCGGGCGAGGTAGCAGAACCGGGGCTGTCCCACCTCGATGGTCTGCACCGGGTATTTTCGCAGGCTGACACCCGAGTGACACAAGTGAATGGCCCGCTCGCCCAGACGCAGTTCGTAGTAGAACAGGTTGTCCTTAGCCAGTCGGGTCCGCTCCTGCACCAACTGGGCCTGCTGGGCCTGGCTGGGCTGAGGCCAGGGCTCCGGCTGGGGAGTGCTGCAGCCGGAACCGATGAGCATCAGGACCACCGCCAGAAAGCTTGCGGCGGCCGGATGAGAGGCCCGCCAGGCGGTGGGATTCGTGGGTTCGTGTCTGCGTTGCATGGTGACCTCGCCGGAAGCGGTTAAAAGATGAAAACGGTGCTGCCGATGGGCACCTTGCGCCAGAGTACCCGCAGGTCGTCGCGCCCCACTCGGATACAGCCGTGACTGACGCTGCGTCCCAGCAGGCGGCTGTATAGCGTGCCGTGGATCATGTAGCCCGGGATGTTGAGGTCCAGGGCGTACTCGCCGAGCATGCCTTCCTGGACGCGCGCCGACCGGCTTCGCGGGATGGGTTCGTTGGCTTCGATGAACTCCCAGTCGGGCGCGACCCAGACCGGATACTCGCGTCGGTTCACCACTCGAAACCGACCCACCGGCGTATCGAACGTCCATTCACGGCCGGTTTTCGTATCCGCGAGCCGGGATCCGGCGCCGCAGGAGATGGCCGCCTCGAGCAGTAGGGTGTTGGCCCGCCACAGGTACAACCGGTTGTGCACCCGGTCGATCACGACGTGCGACCCGCGTGGGGCCAGCTTCCGGAAGACCTTGTCGCTGTCGCGCTTGATTTTGGCCTGTACGGCCGGATCGGCCCCTTCGGGAAACGGTTCCGCATGTTTGATCGCGTCGGCGGGACGCAGGGTCCGGTATTCGTAGCCGGTGCCCAGGAAAACCGCATAACCGAGCAGCGCCAGCAAGGCTAGAACATCCCAGATCATGACCGTAGCCACGAGTGCGGGACGACGGATCATCGCGCCGCCATCCGAGTGGCTGGTGTTGTTCTCATTAGGTTCCGGGGCGTGCTTCATGGGTGTCCTTCCCATTGAGATATTGATGGATGGGACTGGCGGAACCATCGCTGCCCACGATCACGACCGGCGTGCCCGATGCGGTCCGCCGAAACAGCCAGGCCATGTCGGCATCGAGCGGGGCGATGC is part of the Acidobacteriota bacterium genome and encodes:
- a CDS encoding L,D-transpeptidase; the protein is MKHAPEPNENNTSHSDGGAMIRRPALVATVMIWDVLALLALLGYAVFLGTGYEYRTLRPADAIKHAEPFPEGADPAVQAKIKRDSDKVFRKLAPRGSHVVIDRVHNRLYLWRANTLLLEAAISCGAGSRLADTKTGREWTFDTPVGRFRVVNRREYPVWVAPDWEFIEANEPIPRSRSARVQEGMLGEYALDLNIPGYMIHGTLYSRLLGRSVSHGCIRVGRDDLRVLWRKVPIGSTVFIF
- a CDS encoding YfhO family protein, giving the protein MNRERRVVGRLVGAAAVLLTARFAAVLIGGQAFFYRDVLNFHYPLWQVTAEWVRAGHWPLWNPMVHFGVPIAGNGNYLLMYPPAWIRFVAPPDLAYHLFFVSHLLLGAVAFYGLCRRARVSPTGAAWAALWYTASGVVLSLHCVLNLVPYIFLAPWAMSRLEAVLRRGSRADTAWLAIAWALVATVAEPIMLAGLMGLTSVRLAVWVAARWRDRKSGRVLPRLALAGGLAVMIAGPALLEGGRLLAYSGRGGEEVADSRIYAQHPLLAMELWLPDALGFRFDGTGAYRGRELGAVGNPFLVSIFIGFGTLPLIGAAAGRGRRRSTIGMLAGAVAFLLTAAGGYLPVIAAINARLPLLAWGRYPQKLVFFAAGLLLIAAARGLDRIGLAREQDPGLRWTDRAWMLVPVAGLVAAGLAVSGISLRGLVPLSVLAALLPCLARFGYAGVRPNRRWAHAAGAAILLELGWAGLSVVPVAPARILTEPAAVFDRLAGRDGDWACGRVGVEPHPPNIQRPGQSAAWFMLFFKNGGYPYFGVTQGVHYAFDLMLDRTHPRRMAEFQQAFLSRPPADRVRLLQRAGVRHLLSLHEYRTLGLMGTDMIPLDDRHLLRVFRVADAAKRTGFFGRWQALPSPQMEPLLDALVALPHDTVFVDAGPPDARPAAAAVISWPSGAPLKSGGAAVAAPGRPDARLRARYDGPNCVVMEVSAPASGIVVFRDAFFPGWRVKVDNRDATVCRVDGLFLGVAVDGGRHQVEFRYLPPFWFAVLVAAGLGLVVAAGLMTAGRHR